The DNA segment AGTAAGAATGTGGAGTTAATACAAAATTGTTCGCCTGAGAAGATCTATGAACTGATTGCAAATGCCAAATGCAATATCCTTCCGACTTTCCAGTCAACAGGAATAAAACTGAAGTTACTTGCCGCACTTTTTCTTGGCAAATTTTGTTTGGTAAATACACCTATGGTCGTAAATACAGGTTTAGAATCCCTTTGTGAGATCGCTGATACTGCCATTGAAATGAAAAAGAGAATTTCTGAGATATATAAGCAGAAAAATTTTCCTGAAGAATTGATAGCGCAACGTAAAAAAATCCTGGAACAAAATTTCTCCAATCAAAGTGGTGCGAAGAAATTAATAAGCGCAATTTTTGTTAAATAAATTTTATTAAATTGCTTTATTATTTATAAGAATGGATTTCAGAATCAACACGCATTACTTTCTTAGATTAAACGTTTCTTTGTTGATCGGATTAGTTTTAATTTCCCTTTTTTTGAAATTAATTTATCCTTCTGTAGAATGGAAATTGTTAATTCTTCCTTGCCTTATCTATATTTTAAGTGCGAATTTAATATTTTCATTTGTTCTGAACCTTGTTATCTACTGTTCACAAAAAGGAAAAATTTCAAACCAAACGCAGGTAATAATTCTAAGGTGGCTTTCAATTATAATTGTTCTTTTTCCGGTGGTTTATTTCCTGATGAGTGTACCTCCTAAATTTTGATTTTTATCCCGATAGCCATCGTATAGGCGAGAACTTAAGATAAAAAACAAATGAATTGTATTTCGTTCTGTTGATATGAGGTTATTTATAGATTTTTTCAGCAAATTATATTTTATAGCCGTCAGTTAAAACTTAATGTCATTTGGTTAAAGCGAATAATGTATTCGTTGTTAATTTCTATATTATTAGGCCCGTTAGGGCCATACTTTTGGTAATACTAGACCACACTAGAACGCTAAGCACTCTTTAAACACACAGCTTTTTTCGGCACCGAAAGCACGATTATACATCAGTAATAAGCCGAATGCAACCAATATATGCTGGAACTTTTATGCCGTTAAATTAAGGGGCACACACATTGTGTTTAAAGAGTGCGCCCCTAAAGGGGTTTGACTGTCTCGTGTAGTCTAGTGTTACCGAAAGTATGGCCCTAACGGGCCTGTAGCTTCTATATCCATATACTTATTATGAATATTTGAGTTTAACTAGATGACAATGAACTAATGTTGCCGGCAATAAAGTTGACGGCATTACACTTAATTTTAATTAGGTAAAAAAAACAATTAAATTGACACCTGTGCGATAGCTATCCGGATTACCTTTTTTTAATCAACCCTTCGAATCAAACAATCTTCCATTCTCACACTTAATTATCCGCGCCGGAAATTTTTCGATCAATGTGTAATTGTGGGTAGCCATTAAAACAGAACAACCGGTTTTTCCGATATCAATTAAAAGTTTCATAATTCCTTCTGATGTTTCAGGATCTAAATTACCTGTAGGTTCGTCAGCAAGGATCATTTCAGGATGATTCAAAAGCGCTCTTGCAATAACAACCCGCTGTTGTTCACCTCCTGAAAGCTCATGCGGCATTTTAAAACCTTTCGTAGACAAACCTACTTTTTCCAAAACTTCGTTGATGCGGTCTTTCATTTTCAATTTATCTTTCCAGCCAGTGGCTTGCAGAACAAAAAGTAAATTTGAATTTACTGAACGGTCAGTCAACAATTGAAAATCCTGGAATACTATTCCGAGTTTACGACGCAAGTAAGGTACCTGACTTGATTTAATATGGTTCAACTGAAAACCTGCAACGCCCGCAGTACCTTGTAAAAGTTCAACATCACCATAGATCATTTTCAATAAACTACTTTTTCCACTTCCGGTCTTTCCTATCAGATAAACAAATTCTCCTTTGTCTATCTTCAACTGTACATTCGAAAGAACAAGATTGTTGGATTGAAAAATATTGGCATTTGCAATATCAAGAATTGTATCAGTCTGCATCTGTCTTTTTTAAAATGGAAGTTTTTGAATCTTGCCAAAAGGCAGTTCTCCTATGAATTCAATGATTTCTTTTTCATGATCACCAAGCCCTGCTTTTACCAGTGCTTTTTCCGGCCTGTCGACA comes from the Bacteroidota bacterium genome and includes:
- a CDS encoding ATP-binding cassette domain-containing protein — translated: MQTDTILDIANANIFQSNNLVLSNVQLKIDKGEFVYLIGKTGSGKSSLLKMIYGDVELLQGTAGVAGFQLNHIKSSQVPYLRRKLGIVFQDFQLLTDRSVNSNLLFVLQATGWKDKLKMKDRINEVLEKVGLSTKGFKMPHELSGGEQQRVVIARALLNHPEMILADEPTGNLDPETSEGIMKLLIDIGKTGCSVLMATHNYTLIEKFPARIIKCENGRLFDSKG
- a CDS encoding fructose-6-phosphate aldolase, producing MYILKVKGTAKIPDYVQLRDDNFTLLAYFRVDRPEKALVKAGLGDHEKEIIEFIGELPFGKIQKLPF